One Vitis riparia cultivar Riparia Gloire de Montpellier isolate 1030 chromosome 4, EGFV_Vit.rip_1.0, whole genome shotgun sequence genomic window carries:
- the LOC117912186 gene encoding chorismate mutase 2, producing MDLESVRDSLIRQEDTIVFSLIERAKFPINSWAYSPPQNGVDAFSASSFLHSFVRESEALHAKAGRYENPEENPFFPDDLPPSMVPTHDYKQVLHPAGSSINVNKTIWDIYLNKLLPLFAAEGDDGNYGLTAACDLACLQAISRRIHYGKFVAEVKFKESPEEYGPAIHDQDRAGLMKMLTFERVEEMVKRRVEKKTMVFGQEVSLSNDSKSKETYKVDPSVVSRLYEEWVMPLTKQVQVEYLLRRLD from the exons ATGGACCTTGAATCAGTGAGAGACTCTTTGATCAGGCAAGAGGATACCATCGTTTTTAGCCTCATTGAGAGGGCCAAATTCCCCATCAATTCTTGGGCCTACTCTCCCCCTCAGAATGGAGTTGATGCTTTTTCTGCCTCCTCTTTCCTTCACTCCTTTGTCAGGGAATCCGAGGCTCTTCACGCTAAG GCCGGTAGATATGAGAACCCAGAAGAAAATCCCTTTTTCCCAGATGATTTACCACCTTCAATGGTGCCAACCCATGATTATAAGCAG GTTTTGCATCCTGCAGGCTCTTCCATTAATGTAAACAAGACTATATGGGATATATACTTAAACAAACTGCTTCCATTGTTTGCTGCTGAGGGCGATGATGGCAACTATGGACTAACTGCAGCTTGTGATCTTGCGTGTTTGCAG GCCATCTCTAGAAGGATTCACTATGGAAAATTCGTGGCCGAGGTTAAATTCAAGGAATCCCCAGAAGAATATGGGCCTGCAATCCATGATCAG GATAGAGCAGGTCTGATGAAAATGTTGACATTTGAGAGAGTAGAAGAGATGGTGAAGAGAAGGGTGGAGAAGAAAACTATGGTTTTTGGACAGGAAGTGAGCCTGAGCAACGATAGCAAAAGCAAAGAAACCTATAAAGTCGATCCCTCCGTGGTTTCTCGGCTGTATGAAGAATGGGTGATGCCACTCACCAAGCAAGTCCAAGTTGAGTATCTTCTTCGCCGGCTTGACTGA
- the LOC117912797 gene encoding DNA-directed RNA polymerases IV and V subunit 2, with amino-acid sequence MGASDAKGDLGMSSSMGEKLSNGVQMEIDDDLMGSIEIDDLNKEYLKTFCKKVAVSFFNEYGLIQHQINSFNDFIKNGIQRVFDSFGEIPVEPGYDPSKRGEGDWRYASVRFGKVTLERPRVWAGESDGKESLNFLPRHARLQNMTYSSRMKAQVHFQVYTQKLVRSDKYKTGKDNKYVEKKVIFEDNRDILIGRIPVMVKSELCWMNGVERGDCEFDHGGYFLIKGAEKTFIAQEQICLKRLWVSSNPTWMVAYRPIWKRKRVYVKLEPPKDENNRGGEKVLTVYFSSTEIPAWILFFALGASSDKEVVDLIDFNIDDAGISNILVASIHEADREAEKKGMYFRRQGNAISFVDKLVKSCKFPPGESIQECISKYLFPNFSGVKQKARFLGYMVKCLLQAYTGRRKCDNRDDFRNKRLELAGELLERELRVHIRHAERRMVKAMQRELYGDRDLRPIENYLDASIITNGLSRAFSTGQWSHPFKRMERISGVVATLRRTNPLQMTADMRKTRQQVQYTGKVGDARYPHPSHWGKVCFLSTPDGENCGLVKNLAITGLVSTEVLDPLVDKLFDCGMEKLVDDTSTKLSGKNKVFLDGDWVGVCEDPISFVVELRTKRRHKELPQQVEIKRDEQQGEVRIFSDAGRILRPLLVVENLKKVKTFKGDDFTFQSLLDKGIVELIGAEEEEDCSTAWGIKYLLKGHDDPPVKYTHCELDMSFLLGLSCGIIPYANHDHARRVLYQSEKHSQQAIGFSTTNPNIRVDTLSHQLYYPQRPLFRTMISDCLGKPGYSEGHKGIVPRPEYFNGQIAIVAVNVHLGYNQEDSLVMNRASLERGMFRSEHIRSYKSEVDNNESLDKKRKSEDSVHFGKMQSKIGRVDSLDDDGFPFIGANLQNGDIVIGRCAESGVDHSIKLKHTERGMVQKVVVSANDDGKNFAVVSLRQVRTPCLGDKFSSMHGQKGVLGFLESQENFPFTIQGIVPDIVINPHAFPSRQTPGQLLEAALGKGIACGGLLRHATPFSTLSVDAIADQLHRAGFSRWGHERVYNGRTGEMLRSLIFMGPTFYQRLIHMAEDKVKFRNTGPVHPLTRQPVSDRKRFGGIKFGEMERDCLIAHGAAANLHERLFTLSDSSYMHICRRCKNISNVIQRSVAGGRKVRGPYCRYCESSEEIVKVNVPYGAKLLCQELFSMGISLKFETQLC; translated from the exons ATGGGGGCATCTGATGCCAAGGGAGATTTGGGCATGAGCAGTAGTATGGGTGAAAAGCTTTCAAATGGAGTCCAAATGGAAATAGATGATGATCTGATGGGCTCAATCGAGATAGACGACTTAAACaaagaatatttgaaaacattttgcAAAAAGGTTGCGGTATCATTCTTTAATGAGTATGGACTCATTCAGCATCAGATCAACTCCTTCAATGACTTCATCAAAAATGGAATTCAAAGGGTTTTTGATTCTTTTGGCGAGATCCCTGTGGAGCCTGGGTATGACCCATCTAAGAGGGGAGAGGGTGATTGGAGATATGCTTCTGTGAGGTTCGGGAAGGTCACCCTTGAACGGCCGAGGGTATGGGCTGGTGAATCAGATGGTAAGGAGTCCCTGAATTTTTTGCCGAGACATGCACGTCTTCAGAACATGACGTACTCATCTCGGATGAAAGCTCAAGTTCATTTCCAG GTATATACTCAGAAACTTGTAAGAAGTGACAAGTACAAAACTGGAAAAGACAACAAGTATGTTGAGAAGAAGGTTATATTTGAAGATAACAGGGACATATTAATTGGGAGGATCCCTGTGATGGTGAAGTCAGAACTATGTTGGATGAATGGTGTCGAGAGAGGTGACTGTGAATTTGATCATGGAGGATATTTTTTGATCAAGGGTGCAGAGAAA ACATTCATTGCACAAGAACAGATTTGTTTGAAGAGACTGTGGGTTTCCAGTAATCCAACTTGGATGGTTGCATACCGGCCAAtctggaaaaggaaaagagtaTATGTTAAATTAGAACCtccaaaagatgaaaataatagaGGAGGAGAAAAAGTTCTTACAGTGTATTTTTCATCAACAGAGATTCCCgcttggatattgttttttGCACTTGGTGCATCGTCAGACAAGGAAGTTGTTGATTTGATTGATTTCAACATTGATGATGCTGGTATTTCAAATATTCTTGTTGCATCTATTCATGAAGCGGACAGGGAAGCAGAAAAGAAAGGCATGTACTTCCGTAGACAAGGCAATGCTATCAGTTTTGTAGATAAACTTGTGAAAAGTTGTAAATTTCCTCCTGGAGAGAGTATTCAAGAATGCATTAGCAAGTATTTGTTTCCCAACTTTAGTGGCGTCAAGCAAAAGGCTCGCTTTCTTGGGTATATGGTGAAGTGTCTTCTACAAGCCTATACTGGGCGCAGAAAATGTGATAACAGAGATGATTTCAGAAACAAAAGATTAGAATTGGCTGGTGAGCTGCTTGAGCGAGAGCTTAGAGTGCACATTAGACATGCTGAAAGGCGCATGGTAAAAGCTATGCAGAGAGAACTTTATGGAGATCGTGACCTGCGACCTATTGAAAATTATCTGGATGCCTCCATTATCACCAATGGTCTTTCCAGGGCATTCTCAACTGGGCAATGGTCCCATCCTTTCAAGAGGATGGAAAGGATATCTGGTGTAGTGGCAACTCTTAGACGAACAAATCCCTTGCAGATGACAGCTGACATGAGGAAAACACGTCAGCAGGTCCAATACACAGGAAAGGTTGGGGATGCCAGATACCC ACACCCTTCTCACTGGGGGAAGGTTTGCTTTCTCTCTACTCCGGATGGTGAAAATTGTGGGCTTGTAAAAAATTTGGCCATTACAGGACTTGTCTCAACAGAGGTATTGGATCCATTGGTTGATAAATTGTTTGATTGTGGAATGGAGAAACTGGTAGATGATACCTCTACCAAGCTGTCTGGAAAGAATAAAGTTTTTCTGGATGGTGACTGGGTTGGAGTATGCGAAGATCCCATTTCATTTGTTGTGGAGCTAAGAACTAAACGGCGGCACAAGGAATTGCCTCAACAG GTGGAAATCAAAAGAGACGAACAACAAGGAGAAGTTCGCATTTTTTCTGACGCTGGAAGGATTCTACGTCCTCTCTTAGTagttgagaatttaaaaaaggTTAAAACATTTAAAGGGGATGATTTTACTTTCCAGTCTCTTTTGGACAAGGGAATCGTGGAGCTCATTGGAgctgaggaagaagaagattgcTCTACAGCATGGGGCATTAAATACCTCTTAAAGGGACATGATGACCCACCGGTGAAATACACACATTGTGAACTTGATATGTCTTTTTTATTAGGGTTAAGTTGTGGAATAATCCCTTATGCAAATCATGACCATGCAAGGAGAGTACTATACCAGTCTGAGAAGCACTCTCAACAGGCTATTGGTTTTTCCACAACGAACCCTAATATTAGAGTGGATACCCTCTCTCACCAACTATACTACCCTCAGAGGCCACTTTTTCGGACAATGATTTCTGATTGTCTGGGAAAACCAGGATATTCAGAAGGTCATAAAGGAATAGTGCCAAGGCCTGAATACTTCAATGGGCAGATTGCTATTGTTGCAGTTAATGTTCACCTGGGGTACAACCAAGAGGACTCATTGGTAATGAACCGGGCTTCATTAGAGCGTGGTATGTTTCGTTCAGAGCACATAAGAAGTTATAAATCTGAGGTCGACAATAATGAATCATTGGACAAAAAACGAAAGTCCGAGGACTCTGTACATTTTGGAAAGATGCAGAGTAAAATTGGACGTGTTGACAGCCTTGATGATGATGGTTTTCCATTCATCGGTGCAAACCTGCAGAATGGTGATATTGTCATTGGAAGGTGTGCAGAATCTGGGGTTGATCACAGCATAAAACTGAAGCATACTGAGAGGGGCATGGTTCAAAAGGTTGTGGTGTCAGCAAATGATGATGGAAAGAATTTTGCTGTAGTATCTCTGAGACAG GTCCGAACTCCATGCCTTGGAGACAAGTTCTCAAGCATGCATGGGCAAAAGGGTGTTCTGGGGTTTCTAGAGTCCCAGGAGAACTTCCCTTTCACAATACAAGGAATAGTTCCAGATATTGTAATAAACCCACATGCATTTCCTTCACGTCAGACTCCTGGTCAATTGCTAGAGGCTGCTTTGGGAAAGGGGATTGCCTGTGGTGGTTTGCTGAGACATGCCACCCCTTTCTCCACCCTCTCTGTGGATGCAATAGCAGATCAACTTCACAG GGCTGGATTTTCAAGATGGGGACATGAAAGGGTGTACAATGGACGCACTGGAGAAATGCTTCGCTCACTCATATTTATGGGGCCAACATTCTACCAGCGCCTGATTCACATGGCTGAGGATAAAGTAAAGTTCCGCAACACGGGGCCAGTCCACCCGCTCACCCGTCAGCCAGTGTCGGATCGGAAGCGCTTTGGTGGGATCAAATTTGGGGAGATGGAGCGCGACTGCCTCATTGCTCACGGTGCTGCAGCAAATCTACATGAACGCCTCTTCACCCTCAGCGACTCATCCTATATGCACATCTGTCGGAGATGCAAGAACATATCGAATGTGATCCAGCGTTCTGTGGCGGGTGGGCGGAAGGTAAGGGGCCCGTATTGTCGATACTGCGAGTCTTCTGAGGAAATAGTGAAGGTGAACGTGCCATATGGGGCGAAGTTGTTGTGCCAGGAGCTCTTCAGCATGGGCATATCTTTGAAGTTTGAGACCCAGCTGTGTTAA